A genomic segment from Polyangium mundeleinium encodes:
- a CDS encoding glycosyl hydrolase family 28-related protein, giving the protein MRPLLGLLAFLPCFAACSDEPPGGAPPPAPDAGTDAGPVSFRSALYPEDWTPSFTDAEGHFLHDFSYAGYHLAEAPPGAPAAAPTFDVVTHGADPTGQMDATLAVQAAIDAAAAQGGGIVTFPEGLYRIDDKLVVAASGVVLRGAGSTKSRLHFTRSAGMSYDAHLAFVGKAEPNLELPLAVDATSRADVVEVESAGDLAPGDDVLLGWTLTPAFIEEHGMTGTWTAFNDTWQPFFRRTVVAVDKTSSPHRITLDVPLRYPAKLRDGASLQRVTGLLRECGVESLGISNAVSWAEAWAASQVHAIDLRRVVDCWIKDVASFPSPAAPAEGPGSGAHLASGGILLEEATRVTVEHVSLGLAQNRGGGGNGYLFEIRRSNEILVADSEGDGGRHNFIQNWGFGTTGCVFLRIQSKNGESLTDMNDASGFTGLSEFHHSLAMANLIDASTFDDGFSIVNRNDESTGAGHTGTENVLWNNRGKGALRSLQFGTGYVIGTEGLYVTTESPLPMALGTLPVDWVEGLDEGDTLDPPSLYEDQRSRRRAR; this is encoded by the coding sequence ATGCGCCCACTCCTCGGCTTGCTCGCCTTCCTCCCGTGCTTCGCCGCGTGCAGCGACGAGCCGCCCGGAGGCGCCCCGCCGCCCGCACCCGACGCGGGCACCGACGCCGGCCCCGTCTCCTTCCGCAGCGCCCTCTACCCCGAGGATTGGACGCCCTCCTTCACGGACGCCGAAGGCCACTTCCTCCACGACTTCTCCTACGCGGGCTACCACCTCGCCGAGGCCCCGCCCGGCGCGCCCGCCGCGGCCCCGACCTTCGACGTCGTCACGCATGGCGCGGATCCCACCGGGCAGATGGACGCGACCTTGGCCGTGCAGGCGGCCATCGACGCGGCCGCGGCCCAGGGCGGCGGGATCGTCACGTTCCCCGAGGGCCTCTATCGGATCGACGACAAGCTTGTCGTCGCTGCGTCCGGCGTCGTCCTGCGCGGCGCGGGCTCCACGAAATCGCGGCTCCACTTCACGCGATCGGCGGGCATGAGCTACGACGCGCACCTCGCCTTCGTGGGCAAGGCCGAGCCGAACCTCGAGCTCCCGCTCGCCGTGGACGCGACCTCGCGCGCCGACGTCGTCGAGGTCGAGAGCGCCGGGGACCTCGCGCCCGGCGACGACGTCCTCCTCGGCTGGACCCTCACGCCTGCCTTCATCGAAGAGCACGGCATGACGGGCACGTGGACGGCCTTCAACGACACCTGGCAGCCCTTCTTCCGCCGGACCGTCGTCGCCGTCGACAAGACCTCCTCCCCGCACCGGATCACGCTCGACGTGCCGCTGCGCTACCCGGCCAAGCTCCGCGACGGCGCGAGCCTCCAGCGCGTCACGGGCCTGCTCCGCGAGTGCGGCGTCGAGTCGCTCGGCATATCGAACGCCGTCTCCTGGGCCGAGGCCTGGGCCGCGTCGCAGGTCCACGCGATCGACCTCCGGCGCGTCGTCGACTGCTGGATCAAGGACGTCGCGTCGTTCCCCTCGCCCGCCGCGCCTGCCGAGGGCCCAGGCAGCGGCGCGCACCTCGCCTCGGGCGGCATCCTCCTCGAAGAGGCCACGCGCGTCACCGTCGAGCACGTCTCGCTCGGCCTCGCGCAAAACCGCGGCGGCGGCGGAAACGGCTATCTCTTCGAGATCCGCCGCTCGAACGAGATCCTCGTCGCGGACAGCGAGGGCGACGGCGGGAGGCACAACTTCATCCAGAATTGGGGCTTCGGCACGACCGGCTGCGTCTTCTTACGCATTCAAAGCAAAAACGGGGAATCGCTCACCGACATGAACGACGCCTCGGGCTTCACGGGTTTGTCCGAGTTTCACCACTCGCTCGCCATGGCGAACCTCATCGACGCCTCGACCTTCGACGACGGCTTCTCCATCGTGAACCGCAACGACGAGAGCACGGGCGCCGGCCACACGGGCACCGAGAACGTGCTCTGGAACAACCGCGGCAAGGGCGCGCTCCGATCGCTCCAGTTCGGCACAGGATACGTGATCGGGACCGAGGGCCTCTACGTCACCACCGAATCGCCGCTGCCGATGGCCCTCGGCACCTTGCCCGTCGACTGGGTCGAGGGCCTCGACGAAGGCGACACGCTCGACCCGCCTTCGCTTTACGAAGATCAACGCAGCCGCCGCCGCGCGCGCTGA
- a CDS encoding CHASE3 domain-containing protein yields the protein MAGSRTWTVGKQFSAAIALPLIFLVLIGSYAYVTTQRLLVATDAVGHTREVLTALSSTLSAFQDMETGQRGYVITGNESFLDPYREGDEAIERALAEVERLTSDNERQQQRLPELKKLVGEERIALSGAIDARKSEGLESAVKLVATGRGKRTMDAVRAIIDEMIAEERTLLGIRAAAVDELVRSFARTLVGACFLAFVCVSGLGAFIVRVLNRQIGSAAARMRAAARELEAAATQQASSTNEQVATSQQVSVTIRELTATSRQIAESAVQVSRIAEDTSSAARGGDQTVTAARETVDGTRKHVDRVVAHMLGLNQRSQEIGGIVDIIRELAEQTNILAINATIEAAGAGDAGRRFGVVADEIRKLADRVSGAARDIQHLVEQVRGATNTTVMATENGAKAVEASTRSFADVGASFERIRTYVVDTARSSREIEASTRHQTTAMEQVNQAMQSVSEAAREVQTSAKQTLQTASELSSVSEELLRLVRANEASRGALV from the coding sequence ATGGCAGGGTCGAGGACCTGGACAGTAGGCAAGCAGTTCAGCGCGGCCATCGCGCTTCCTCTCATTTTTCTGGTGCTCATCGGCTCGTACGCCTACGTGACGACCCAGCGGCTCCTCGTGGCCACGGATGCCGTGGGGCACACCCGCGAGGTCCTGACGGCGCTGTCGAGCACGCTCTCCGCCTTCCAGGACATGGAGACCGGCCAGCGCGGCTACGTGATCACCGGGAACGAGTCGTTCCTGGATCCTTACCGCGAGGGAGACGAGGCCATCGAGCGAGCGCTTGCCGAGGTCGAGCGCCTGACGAGCGACAACGAGCGCCAGCAGCAGCGCCTTCCGGAGCTGAAAAAGCTTGTCGGAGAGGAGCGGATCGCGCTCTCCGGCGCCATCGACGCGCGCAAGAGCGAGGGGCTCGAGTCCGCGGTGAAGCTCGTCGCCACGGGGCGTGGCAAACGCACGATGGACGCGGTGCGGGCCATCATCGACGAGATGATCGCCGAGGAGCGCACGCTGCTCGGGATACGGGCTGCGGCCGTCGACGAGCTCGTGCGTTCGTTCGCCCGGACGCTCGTGGGCGCATGCTTTCTCGCGTTCGTCTGTGTGAGCGGCCTGGGCGCCTTCATCGTCCGCGTGCTGAACCGGCAGATCGGGTCCGCCGCCGCGCGCATGCGCGCCGCCGCGCGTGAGCTCGAGGCCGCCGCGACGCAACAAGCGAGCTCGACGAACGAGCAGGTCGCGACCTCGCAGCAGGTGTCGGTGACGATCCGCGAGCTCACGGCCACCTCGCGTCAGATCGCCGAGAGCGCCGTGCAGGTGAGTCGCATCGCGGAGGACACGTCCTCAGCCGCGCGAGGCGGCGATCAGACCGTGACCGCGGCGCGCGAGACCGTCGATGGGACCCGCAAGCATGTCGATCGGGTCGTCGCGCACATGCTCGGCTTGAACCAGCGATCCCAGGAGATCGGGGGCATCGTGGACATCATCCGCGAGCTCGCCGAGCAGACGAACATCCTCGCGATCAACGCGACGATCGAGGCGGCGGGCGCAGGGGACGCGGGGCGGCGCTTCGGCGTGGTCGCCGACGAGATCCGGAAGCTCGCCGATCGCGTGTCCGGCGCCGCGCGGGACATCCAGCACCTGGTCGAGCAGGTGCGGGGCGCGACGAACACGACCGTGATGGCCACGGAGAACGGCGCAAAAGCCGTGGAGGCGAGCACGCGCAGCTTCGCGGACGTGGGCGCGAGCTTCGAGCGCATTCGCACGTACGTGGTGGACACGGCGCGCTCGTCGCGCGAGATCGAGGCGAGCACGCGGCACCAGACGACGGCCATGGAGCAGGTGAACCAAGCGATGCAGTCCGTGTCGGAGGCCGCGCGCGAGGTGCAGACGAGCGCGAAGCAGACGCTCCAGACGGCCTCGGAGCTGTCGAGCGTGTCCGAGGAGCTCTTGCGGCTCGTACGAGCGAACGAGGCCAGTCGGGGGGCGCTCGTGTAG
- a CDS encoding radical SAM protein, with translation MAPVPVTFFYRPERPAAFASICGEWSAFHPTPMARREDGSFEATIEAAIGVHEYKLHVEGARWELDPDNPRTRARGGLRNNVLVVGGADEPILHAPVRPFVGVEEDGRLCIRAALRRGHGSGLVVRWDEGAGMREEAMRVDAEEDEHVVFEARLPASARRVSYVFRLESGRLVGRAGGAGQWFTIPRPEAPQGAGRGEGAAAIAIEGASASETSGDAFRAGRVVAPLPVRLYVTVTERCNLRCAHCITDAPEKTRSGRARTVQPWLLDALREPFAAAAYVGFVHGGEALVAPIFPEVLAAIQKGRAGRPGRTDVHLLSNGMALDEARFDALCDLGLTSLSLSLDGATAGTNDGLRIGGRFATLVKNIEGMIRRRAARGVDVRIGISTVVTASNVDELPALGRLVASLGVDWLKVEEVFPCTTRAQVEWIDPRGERVLRGIRELGAILAPAGVVLVDHLDPGGACPCVAGDDPAFQVFRAADDFANRTRFLTCRMEWEQACIDPDGSVHPVAYEAPMIGSLASSSLVSLWNGEVMQSLRRAALSRTPSLIRQACPEASCVPTPRRATIAP, from the coding sequence GTGGCTCCTGTTCCCGTGACGTTTTTCTACCGGCCGGAGCGGCCCGCGGCGTTCGCGTCGATCTGCGGGGAATGGTCGGCGTTCCATCCGACGCCGATGGCGCGGCGCGAGGACGGGTCGTTCGAGGCGACGATCGAGGCGGCGATCGGGGTGCACGAGTACAAGCTGCACGTGGAGGGCGCGCGCTGGGAGCTCGACCCGGACAACCCGCGAACACGGGCGCGGGGCGGCCTGCGGAACAACGTGCTCGTGGTGGGCGGCGCGGACGAGCCGATCCTGCACGCGCCGGTGCGCCCGTTCGTGGGCGTGGAGGAGGACGGTCGGCTCTGCATTCGCGCGGCGCTCCGTCGCGGGCACGGGAGCGGCCTCGTCGTGCGGTGGGACGAGGGTGCAGGGATGCGCGAGGAGGCCATGCGGGTCGATGCGGAGGAGGACGAGCACGTTGTCTTCGAGGCGCGGCTGCCGGCGTCGGCGCGGCGCGTCTCGTACGTGTTTCGATTGGAATCGGGGCGGCTCGTCGGGCGCGCGGGCGGGGCAGGGCAATGGTTCACGATTCCGAGGCCGGAGGCGCCCCAAGGCGCGGGGCGGGGCGAGGGCGCGGCGGCGATTGCGATTGAGGGGGCCTCGGCGTCGGAGACGTCCGGCGACGCGTTTCGCGCGGGGCGCGTGGTCGCGCCGCTGCCCGTGCGGCTTTACGTGACCGTGACCGAGCGGTGCAATCTGCGCTGCGCCCATTGCATCACGGACGCGCCGGAGAAGACGCGGAGCGGGCGCGCACGCACGGTGCAGCCGTGGCTCCTCGACGCGCTGCGGGAGCCGTTCGCGGCCGCCGCGTACGTGGGCTTCGTGCACGGCGGCGAGGCGCTCGTGGCGCCGATTTTCCCGGAGGTGCTCGCGGCGATCCAGAAAGGCCGCGCGGGTCGTCCGGGCCGCACGGACGTGCACTTGCTGTCCAATGGAATGGCGCTCGACGAGGCGCGGTTCGATGCGCTCTGTGATCTCGGGCTGACGAGCCTTTCGCTTTCGCTCGACGGCGCGACGGCGGGGACCAACGACGGGCTCCGGATCGGCGGGCGGTTCGCGACCCTCGTGAAGAACATCGAGGGCATGATCCGGCGTCGCGCGGCGCGTGGGGTCGACGTGCGGATCGGGATCTCGACGGTCGTGACGGCCTCGAACGTGGACGAATTGCCCGCGCTCGGGAGGCTCGTGGCTTCGCTCGGGGTCGATTGGTTGAAGGTCGAGGAGGTTTTTCCGTGCACGACGCGGGCGCAGGTCGAATGGATCGATCCGCGGGGGGAGCGGGTGCTTCGTGGGATCCGCGAGCTCGGGGCGATCCTCGCGCCGGCGGGCGTCGTGCTCGTGGATCATCTCGATCCCGGCGGCGCCTGTCCTTGCGTGGCCGGCGATGATCCCGCGTTTCAGGTTTTTCGCGCGGCCGACGATTTCGCCAATCGCACGCGTTTCCTGACGTGTCGCATGGAATGGGAGCAGGCGTGCATCGACCCGGATGGCAGCGTGCATCCCGTGGCGTACGAGGCGCCGATGATCGGCTCGCTCGCGTCGTCATCGCTCGTCTCCCTGTGGAACGGAGAGGTGATGCAGAGCCTGCGTCGTGCAGCGCTTTCCAGGACACCGTCGCTGATCCGGCAGGCGTGCCCCGAGGCGTCTTGCGTCCCGACGCCGCGGCGTGCCACGATCGCGCCATGA
- a CDS encoding CBS domain-containing protein, with amino-acid sequence MTTPLLVSTLMKSPVLSVTPDTLVDEAYLLLASRRISSAPVVDDTGKALGVVSLTDLLRIGRLQPASLAGIQPIDLPTEPVSDHMHKGVLTVSPNAPVTAAARIMADEHVHRVYVEQEGKLVGVFSIEEVLSSVRALRLEAPIGDVMTKPVISLPLTATIAEATSRLDRAQVTGVVIVDEYRHPVGVFTQVEALAARSFVPDTKVEDVMNYGILTQHVKTPLYRAAAHAFESRARRVLVLENGELVGLITGLDFARVLARA; translated from the coding sequence ATGACCACGCCCCTCCTCGTCTCGACGCTGATGAAATCCCCCGTGCTGTCGGTGACGCCCGACACGCTCGTGGATGAGGCTTACCTGCTGCTCGCGTCGCGACGCATCTCGTCGGCGCCCGTCGTCGACGACACGGGCAAGGCGCTCGGTGTCGTCTCATTGACCGACCTCCTGCGCATCGGCCGCCTGCAACCGGCCTCGCTCGCGGGCATTCAGCCGATCGACCTGCCCACCGAGCCCGTCTCGGATCACATGCACAAGGGCGTGCTCACGGTCTCGCCGAACGCGCCCGTGACGGCGGCGGCGCGGATCATGGCCGACGAGCACGTGCATCGCGTGTACGTCGAGCAGGAAGGCAAGCTCGTCGGCGTCTTCAGCATCGAGGAGGTGCTCTCCTCCGTGCGCGCGCTCCGCCTCGAAGCGCCGATCGGCGACGTGATGACGAAGCCTGTGATCTCGCTCCCCCTCACGGCCACGATCGCCGAGGCCACCTCGCGGCTCGACCGCGCGCAGGTGACGGGCGTCGTGATCGTCGACGAGTACCGCCACCCGGTCGGCGTCTTCACGCAGGTCGAGGCGCTCGCCGCGCGCAGCTTCGTGCCCGATACGAAGGTCGAGGACGTGATGAACTACGGCATCCTCACGCAGCACGTGAAGACGCCGCTCTACCGCGCGGCGGCGCACGCCTTCGAATCGCGCGCCCGCCGCGTGCTCGTGCTGGAGAATGGCGAGCTCGTCGGCCTGATCACGGGCCTCGACTTCGCGCGCGTGCTCGCTCGGGCCTGA
- a CDS encoding CAP domain-containing protein, with protein sequence MKRISPFYGLVLVPFLLAAAGCSDDEGGGNTNAGEPASMQGITEAHNAARASVDPPAAEPLPPLVWSSKIAAVAQAYAEKCVWEHSSNDYGENLYASSNGSTAEKVVSNWVSEKADYIYSSNECSDVCGHYTQVVWAKTTRLGCGMAKCSTGSPLGGGDWEFWVCNYDPPGNYVGQKPY encoded by the coding sequence ATGAAACGCATTTCACCTTTCTATGGGCTCGTGCTCGTTCCTTTCCTTCTGGCCGCCGCGGGCTGCTCTGACGACGAGGGAGGCGGCAACACGAATGCGGGCGAGCCGGCCTCGATGCAAGGGATCACGGAGGCCCACAACGCGGCGCGCGCGTCCGTCGATCCGCCGGCCGCAGAGCCGCTGCCGCCCCTCGTCTGGTCGTCCAAGATCGCCGCTGTCGCCCAGGCCTACGCAGAGAAATGCGTATGGGAGCACAGCAGCAATGACTACGGCGAGAACCTCTACGCGAGCTCCAATGGCTCGACCGCCGAGAAGGTCGTCTCGAACTGGGTCTCCGAGAAGGCCGATTACATCTATTCGTCGAACGAATGTTCGGACGTGTGCGGCCACTACACCCAGGTCGTCTGGGCGAAGACGACGAGGCTCGGGTGCGGCATGGCGAAATGCAGCACGGGCTCGCCGCTCGGCGGCGGGGATTGGGAATTCTGGGTTTGCAACTACGATCCGCCCGGGAACTACGTCGGGCAGAAGCCGTACTGA
- a CDS encoding diacylglycerol/polyprenol kinase family protein, whose amino-acid sequence MSKSTVDPTVLDIELPAVPFPSVRASAPMPPARPENWTRSLFHVLSALVALVMLRVVPSRGWLIAASVSLCVWAWSCEIARRLSPAVNERMMKFFSRVAHPMERHRVNSSTWYLTALVGLSLFAPFQAAELGVVILGLADPAAGFIGRRIGRTKILANRSLEGTLGFFAVGTLAALATLTAFHGLPLPAMLLIASAGAAAGAIAELVSSRLDDNFTIPVTVAIASSIAGAFVPAS is encoded by the coding sequence TTGTCCAAGTCCACCGTCGATCCGACCGTGCTCGACATCGAGCTCCCCGCGGTGCCTTTTCCATCGGTCCGCGCGTCGGCGCCCATGCCGCCCGCACGGCCCGAGAACTGGACGCGCAGCCTCTTCCACGTCCTCTCCGCGCTGGTCGCGCTCGTCATGCTCCGCGTCGTGCCGAGCCGCGGGTGGTTGATCGCCGCGAGCGTATCGCTCTGCGTGTGGGCCTGGTCCTGCGAGATCGCCCGCCGCCTGAGCCCGGCCGTCAACGAGAGGATGATGAAGTTCTTCTCGCGCGTCGCCCACCCGATGGAGCGGCACCGGGTGAACTCGTCCACCTGGTATCTCACGGCCCTGGTCGGCCTCTCGCTCTTCGCGCCCTTTCAGGCGGCCGAGCTCGGCGTCGTGATCCTCGGCCTCGCCGACCCGGCGGCGGGCTTCATCGGCCGTCGCATCGGGCGCACGAAGATCCTCGCGAACCGCTCGCTCGAAGGCACGCTCGGCTTCTTCGCCGTCGGCACGCTCGCCGCGCTCGCGACGCTCACGGCCTTCCACGGCCTGCCGCTCCCCGCGATGCTGCTCATCGCCTCGGCCGGCGCGGCCGCGGGCGCGATCGCCGAGCTCGTCTCCTCGCGCCTCGACGACAACTTCACCATCCCGGTCACGGTCGCGATCGCCAGCTCCATCGCAGGCGCGTTCGTCCCGGCGTCCTGA
- a CDS encoding response regulator has protein sequence MAPHVLLVDDSTTVRMVIAAELREAGFRVTPVPTLDAARRAIAQYRDRDPFQLAILDVLLPDGDGIDLLREIRRDPALERLPVMILSSDARFGSRLRGLGVGADDFVGKPHSKSYLINRAHALTGNPQTEAAPRAWRVLLVDADGALREALGKVLRIGHGCDIVSLESVDQAAQFLDLEGAGVDGAVVDRRCFLRVLGLLRSKQPNGVPMIVLDDSPSATWPPAVTAKRNAALASALVMPRTIEPSTVADVLVHRLVEEASPAVSSSSKIPIATIDAVRRLARGA, from the coding sequence ATGGCTCCGCACGTCCTGCTCGTCGATGACAGCACCACCGTTCGTATGGTCATCGCCGCGGAGCTGCGGGAAGCTGGCTTCCGGGTGACCCCCGTGCCCACGCTCGATGCGGCGCGGCGCGCGATCGCGCAGTACCGCGACCGCGACCCGTTCCAGCTCGCCATCCTCGATGTGCTCCTGCCCGACGGCGACGGGATCGACCTGCTCCGCGAGATTCGTCGGGATCCGGCGCTCGAGCGCCTGCCGGTCATGATCCTCTCGAGCGACGCGCGCTTCGGCTCGCGCCTCCGCGGCCTCGGCGTGGGCGCCGACGACTTCGTGGGCAAACCGCACTCGAAATCGTACCTGATCAACCGCGCCCACGCCCTCACCGGCAACCCGCAGACCGAAGCCGCCCCGCGCGCCTGGCGCGTGCTTCTCGTCGACGCCGACGGCGCCCTGCGCGAGGCGCTCGGGAAGGTCCTGCGCATCGGGCACGGCTGCGACATCGTCTCGCTGGAGAGCGTCGACCAGGCCGCCCAGTTCCTCGACCTCGAAGGCGCGGGCGTCGACGGCGCCGTGGTCGACCGGAGGTGCTTCCTCCGCGTGCTCGGCCTCCTCCGGTCGAAGCAGCCGAACGGCGTGCCCATGATCGTGCTCGACGATTCTCCCTCGGCCACCTGGCCTCCCGCAGTGACGGCAAAGCGCAACGCGGCCCTCGCCTCCGCGCTGGTCATGCCTCGCACGATCGAGCCGAGCACCGTGGCCGATGTCCTGGTGCACAGGCTGGTCGAAGAAGCCTCGCCTGCCGTTTCATCGAGCAGCAAAATTCCGATTGCTACGATTGACGCCGTGCGTCGCCTCGCGCGGGGCGCCTGA